The following coding sequences are from one Hydra vulgaris chromosome 04, alternate assembly HydraT2T_AEP window:
- the LOC136079173 gene encoding uncharacterized protein LOC136079173 has translation MEALCVPIICNPLQRQNVSLAGSQFKQIAKLSLADHDDRSLNFHVDILVEYENNIIERVSECGIFKEPGCVHYLPHRPVIRRDKDTTKIRAIFDASCSTTGPSLNDCLFNAIGIIADIKQAFLNIEISYEHRDYLRFLWYERISDEEDKLIVYRFLRVVFGLTSSPFLLNATLKHHLNKYLKNDKIFIERLIDNLYVDDIASGCETVLDGKNPKILEIEWDIVKDEFVFEFKDFVKKAKAIKTTKRNIFKMAASFFDPLGFITLITSRGKTIFQMICKDKSEWDEILAGIIELAWIEFLKDLELLSSVRIPRFVFERVNEDSKSVQLHGFCDSSKFIYCAIIYLVIETCFEVNRKFLVSKSRVSPLKEISIPRLELLGCVLLSRLIEEVLRVLSIRVKFDKGKEKTWKPWVENRVNAIRKIVERQKWNHISGELNPADFPPRISNLVDLGCWLIGPEFLLNMNEKIKEFTVDNKLNVDIMSECKRGGNVVVCNVVLESSPGLSSVIDAGRFSSFEKLTTAYVFRFINNLVKTMKKLPLNKQVILTTDEYKYALNEWIKDEQRILPNDRRFDKLRSSLKLFDEDKLLRLRGRFENSNFTAKHPLILRGNESWFTILLIRNCHEKVLHHGIESSLNKVRSQFWIIKGQSTIKSIIRQCVICKKFQGRTLLPPSSPNLPDFRVNNLYSFQSTGLDYAGPLFIKTIIKDVVCKVYVLLLTCASSRAIHLELTPDMKIPTFIRAFKRFAARRGYPELIISDNFKTFKSKEVKIFMTKNDVKQKFILPASPWWGGFYERLVRSVKITLKKTIGKALLSYEELETILCEIESVINSRPLYYISEDDTQEALAPYHLMFGRNIHNKLNEIYKLPEDVLRRTVFLKTAIFNFWKRFATSYLNELKQHHLYVKDKTSYTEQLVANDVVLIQDDTKIPRSQWRMGKVLKLIRGTDGKVRGAHLQILSKEGIRTTCLIPKINTFRN, from the exons ATGGAAGCGTTATGTGTGCCCATTATTTGTAACCCTCTTCAAAGGCAAAATGTGTCATTAGCTGGTAGTCAGTTTAAACAAATAGCTAAACTCTCATTAGCTGATCATGATGACAGGTCTCTAAATTTTCATGTGGATATTTTAGTAG aatatgaaaataatataatagaaagAGTTAGTGAGTGTGGTATATTTAAAGAACCAGGGTGTGTACATTATTTGCCTCACAGGCCTGTCATTCGAAGAGATAAAGATACAACTAAAATTAGAGCTATTTTCGATGCATCATGCTCTACGACGGGACCGTCTTTAAATGATTGCTT gTTCAATGCTATAGGAATAATTGCTGACATAAAACAAGCATTCTTGAACATTGAAATCTCTTATGAACACAGAGACTACTTGAGATTCTTGTGGTACGAGAGAATATCTGATGAGGAGGATAAATTAATTGTATATAGATTTCTTAGAGTTGTTTTTGGTTTAACTAGCAGtccttttcttttaaatgccACTTTAAAACACCATCtgaataagtatttaaaaaatgataaaatatttattgaaaggTTAATAGATAATCTCTATGTAGATGACATAGCCTCTGGCTGTGAAACAGTTTTAGATGGAAAAAAtccaaaa attttagaaattgagtGGGACATAGTGAAAgatgaatttgtttttgaatttaaagattttgttaaaaaggcTAAAGCAAtcaaaactactaaaagaaatatttttaaaatggctgcgtCTTTCTTTGATCCCTTAGGTTTTATAACACTGATAACTTCGAGAGGAAAAACTATATTTCAAATGATTTGTAAAGATAAGAGTGAATGGGATGAAATTTTAGCAGGAATAATAGAATTAGCATggatagaatttttaaaagacctTGAGTTGTTAAGTTCAGTTAGAATTCCAAGATTTGTGTTTGAGAGAGTTAATGAAGATAGTAAGAGTGTTCAATTACATGGATTCTGTGACAGCTCCAAGTTTATTTATTGTGCCATTATTTATCTAGTTATAGAAACATGTTTTGAAGTGAATAGaaagtttttagtttcaaaGTCACGTGTTTCGCCCTTAAAAGAAATAAGTATACCTAGACTAGAGCTATTAGGTTGTGTGTTGCTGAGCAGACTTATAGAGGAAGTGTTAAGAGTTTTGAGTATAAGAGTGAAATTTGACAAA GGAAAAGAGAAAACGTGGAAACCATGGGTAGAGAATAGAGTGAATGCCATTAGAAAAATTGTTGAAAGACAAAAATGGAATCACATTAGTGGAGAATTGAACCCAGCTGATTTTCCTCCTCGCATAAGTAATTTAGTTGATTTAGGATGTTGGTTAATAGGACcagaatttttgttaaatatgaatgaaaagattaaagaaTTTACAGTTGATAACAAGTTAAATGTTGATATTATGTCTGAATGTAAACGAGGGGGAAATGTAGTTGTTTGTAATGTTGTTTTGGAATCATCGCCAGGTTTAAGTAGTGTTATTGATGCAGGTAGATTTAgttcatttgaaaaattaactacTGCATATGTTTTTCGATTTATTAACAATTTggtaaaaacaatgaaaaagcTGCCATTAAACAAACAAGTAATTTTGACTACAGACGAGTACAAATATGCACTCAATGAATGGATTAAAGATGAACAAAGAATTTTACCAAACGACAGAAGATTTGATAAGTTAAGAAGTTCACTTAAGTTATTCGATGAAGATAAACTTCTACGATTACGAGGAAGATTTGAAAACTCTAACTTTACAGCAAAGCACCCTTTAATATTACGAGGCAACGAAAGTTGGTTCACTATATTACTCATTCGTAACTGTCATGAAAAAGTTTTGCATCATGGAATCGAATCATCGCTGAATAAAGTACGTTCCCAATTCTGGATAATAAAAGGACAATCAAcgataaaaagtattattagacAATGTGTAATATGCAAGAAATTCCAAGGAAGAACATTGTTACCACCTAGCAGCCCAAATTTACCTGATTTTCgagttaataatttatattcgtTTCAATCAACTGGTTTGGATTACGCAGgacctttatttattaaaacaattattaaggACGTTGTCTGTAAGGTCTATGTTTTGCTATTGACTTGCGCATCTAGTCGAGCGATCCATCTCGAACTCACACCTGACATGAAAATTCCAACCTTCATTAGAGCTTTTAAGCGTTTTGCAGCACGAAGAGGTTATCCTGAACTTATTATTtctgataattttaaaacctttaaatctaaagaagttaaaatatttatgacaaAGAACGATGTGAAACAGAAGTTTATTCTACCAGCTTCCCCCTGGTGGGGTGGGTTTTACGAGCGTTTAGTTAGATCtgttaaaattacattaaagaAAACGATTGGAAAGGCTCTTCTATCTTACGAAGAATTAGAAACAATACTATGTGAAATTGAATCTGTGATAAACAGTCGTCCTTTATATTACATAAGCGAGGATGATACTCAAGAAGCTTTAGCACCATACCATTTAATGTTTGGTCgaaatattcataataaattgaatgaaatttataaactacctgaagatgttttaagaagaacagtatttttaaaaacagcaatatttaatttttggaaaagatTTGCAACTTCGTATCTTAATGAACTTAAACAACACCATTTATATGTTAAAGATAAAACTTCATATACCGAACAACTAGTAGCGAATGATGTAGTTCTTATACAAGATGATACTAAGATCCCTAGAAGTCAATGGCGTATGGGAAAAGTTTTGAAACTTATTAGAGGAACTGATGGAAAAGTACGAGGCGCACATCTACAAATTTTATCCAAAGAAGGAATTCGAACAACCTGTTTAATACCTAAAATTAATACCTTTCGAAATTAG
- the LOC136079174 gene encoding 52 kDa repressor of the inhibitor of the protein kinase-like, which yields MFWKRKWSAIKPEDRPNTLAKAIKICDENQYPNLFELLKIGCTLPVTSAECERSFSAMRRLGTWLRASMTADRLVSLAIMNIHYNEIVDYKQVSKLFFTLHPRKLYEISLVFE from the coding sequence ATGTTTTGGAAAAGAAAATGGTCTGCTATTAAACCTGAAGATAGGCCTAATACTCTAGCTAAAGCCATTAAAATCTGCGATGAAAATCAATATCCTAATCTCTTTGAGCTTCTAAAGATCGGATGTACACTACCCGTAACGTCTGCTGAATGTGAACGCAGCTTTTCAGCAATGCGAAGATTAGGAACATGGTTGAGAGCCAGTATGACTGCAGATAGACTTGTTTCATTAGCCATCATGAATATCCACTACAATGAAATTGTTGATTATAAACAagtctcaaaattattttttactttacatcctagaaaattgtatgaaataagtttagtttttgaataa